GAAAGTCTTTTTTACTTAAATAGATAGCAATATATTCTAGATGGTTTTCTTCTAGCTTCACTCTTTTACAGGGAATATAATATATCTTCTTATCCAGAAGGAATTGTAATTGTCCTTTCTTTCTAATTGAACCTACTAAAACATTTTGCTCAAATTTAGTATCTCTACTATAATCTTTACTACCAGCTGGCAGAACATTCCTTTCATAATTGCCCAGATAGGATTCTTCGATTAAATTCTCTAAAAAATCTGCTACTAGTTCTGTACTTCCAGGTAATAAAGGAAAAGCCCCTACATTGACCTTATCTATGCTCTTATAAAAATCATGCTCTCTATATTTTTCTTCATCCGTGTAAGGAAATAAGACATAGGCACCAACCATCCGGTGCTCATAGATACTTTCATTACTATAAACGATAGCATCACGGTAACGATGCATGGTATTAATAGTATCTTCTTCTGGTCCTGGTATCCCATTATACTTCCCATGATATCTACTTCCAGGTACAGCAGGATTAATCCGATATTTAGCATCAAAGATAAACTTATATTCTGTATCTGATCCTTCCTTCTTCAAAGTCAAAACATTATCTGGCTTTTGACCTGTAGTTACTCCTTCTCCTTCACTAGTGTTGTAGCTAAGCTTGAATATTTCTCCAGTGGCTGGATTCTCATATTCCACATATGAACTACTGGATTTATTTAAACTCACATATATTCCTGAATAATTAATATCAATCAGATTATGCTTTACTAAATTATACTTATTTCGTAATAAACGATTCAATTCTAAAAAGCACCAATACTCATAAAGCTCCCAGATCTGTTTCATGGATAGTCTGAAGATCTGACCATTAATAGAAAGACCTTTTAAGAGCATTAAGTAATACTTATACACTTCCCTATAACCTGGAGCCATCTGTAAAACCAGAGATAAAGAATCAATCTTATAGATATCACCAATCTCCTTTAGAAAACTGTTCTTTAAAATATAATCTAGCTTTTTGCTCATAGAATCAAGTGTCTTAAGAATATCTTCTTCCAAATAATCTTTGTTCATCTGCCGATAGCTCTTTTCAAAATTAGCAAGCTTTTTTAAAAGTTCACTGATAATCCATTTTACAAAGCGATTTTCGAAGGTATCAAAACTACTCTGCTTGTCTATATTCAGCATTTTTACTGGTAATCCTAACTCCTGATCATAATATTGGGTATTCCTTCTCATCCATTTTACACTCTGACGGTTAATTTTCTTAACCCGGGAAGATGGTAAGACTTTAGCTAATTTATTTAATCGATGGTGAGGATATTTCTCTATTCTACGGTAGGCTTTAAGAAACTTCTTAAATATTTTCTGAAAGATAGTAAAAAACTCTACTTGACTAGGCTTTTCAGCTTCTTTTAGTTTCATTCCCTGAAAGGTGCTGCGGAAGAAATCATAACTAAGGTTATATACTTCTCGATTTACTTCATTTAATAATTTAAAATAATCATTACGGTAATCAATTTTACTGGGGAAAACTTCAATCTTTAAAAGCATTAATATTTTGCCCTTAGACCTTATTTCTATCTCTGAATAACCTACATCATTTCTGAAATTAATTGTTCCCATCAGAATATTGTTTTTACGACTTAGTTTAGATACTGACTCTCTAATATTCCTGTTCTGATGGTAAAATTCAAGTTCAAGATCACCTTTTGATTCTATAAGTATCTGATAGTCCTGCTGTTCATAGAAAAATGGGTATGAGAAAACAGAACTACTTTCAGCATCAACTAAACCATCTTCAGGATGGTAATGTAAGAATGTAAGTAGTTCTGTATTATATGTATTTACTTCCAGCAAGGCTTTGATGCCATCACTGGCTTTATCAATATATAGCTGTTCTATATCTGGATGAACTGGCTTTCCTTTGATAGTCAAGAAAAAGCTATCAGTTTCTATTTCAACTAAGTCAATGGCATTCCCCTTGTAAGTCAAGTTAATTACACCCCATTATCTTGATATAATTATAACCAATAAGCTGTAAAACCATCTTCTTCAATTCTCTTTATCATATATGCTATCTTCTCAGCAGAATTGGCATAAACTATAGTACCTGTATCTTTGTTTTTATTTACATAATCTAAAGCAGGATTTCCTGATTCACCTTCATCAAGAGATAAATTATAATCTGCTGTGAAATTAAATAGCTTTACTAAGACATTCTTAATAGAACGGGAGCTACCCTGAATTCTAGGTAATATTTTCTGCATAAGTTGAAAATCAAAAGCCTGTTCCTCATCAAGTAATTCTTCCTGCTGATTATAAAGCATATAAAAGCAAAATTCATCTCTTACACGATAGCCAACCTGCAAACTGGCTTCTGAAAGAATATCATTAATTTCCTGTAATTTCTCTACTAGCTCTGATATTAGCTTATTATCCTCTTTCGAACAATCATTTAATGTTATATAATCTGAACGTAAAAAATCATTAGCAGCTTCAATAGTTTCTATCTCAATATCGTCATCATTGCTTGCCAGACTATAATCTAATAGATTGATCTCAGAAAACTCAATGGTATTGGCCCTATCCAGTACCTTCTTGCTAAATGGATGGGTTGTCTCATCCATGTTTACAGTTCCAACTATATATAAATTATCAGGAATAATAAGATCTGAGTATTTTTTAATATCATCATCTTTAGCAAAATCTTTTTCTGATAATAGCTTGCTAGTAAGTATTCTAGCTTCTTGATCTTTCTTTCGTGTTTCCATAATACTTAGAAAGTCACTGAAATAATATTCAACACGTGCTAAGTTCATCTCATCAAGGCAGACAAAGTAAATATTATCAGGATCAGTGATTGCTGCTTTCAGAATATCTATCATAGGTCCTGGCTGGAATTCGTCCTTAATATTTTTATAACCTAAGAGATCAGAACTATCACTCCAGTCAGGTCTGACAGATATTAGTTTCAACCGACCATTTTCCTCTGTACAATTAATAGCTTCAGCAAACAACTTTACCAGTTTTGTCTTTCCTGTACCAGAAACACCTGCAAGGAGGACAAAGGGCTTTGTCTTTAGTGAGAAATAGAAGTTTTCTATTAAGCCTGGAAGGTAGGTAAAGCCTTTTGTAGATATGTAGTTATTGATATTGTTAATAATTTTACCAGTGTTTATAATTTCTTCTGTATTACCCACTTCCATTACCCCTTCAGTCATAGAACCTGCTAAGTCGCGATTGGCTTTTATTAATTTCAGTTCATACTTAAAAGGCTCTCCTGTTTCATAAAACTCTATATATTCTGATTTTTCTTCAGGTACTATATGCTGTTTATTTGATTCAGAGTTTTCTCTTTTAGCCTTTAAATATTGATAACTAGGTCTGAATCTCTTTTGAAATAATTCTTTTATTTCATTTTTGCCATCATATCTTATCTGATAAGTATCGTAGTCAACCTGCTTTCTATCAATATTCATAAGACTGGCTTGATAACTATTACCTTCAATTATTAATTCCAGTTCTTGACTTTTCCCTAATTCAATATGAATACCGTTATTAGCTTTTTCAAAGTCTTCATGAAAGTTAAGAGGAATATGTGAGCCATAAACGAATATAGACCAATCCACTTTTTTTCTTGCTATAAGAGCAGGTATATTATCAGGTTTAGACCAACTTCGATTTTGTTTGATTGAGATCACCTCTTATATTCTTCAGGTTGAATTTTACTTATAATTTAAAATAAGAATTTATTAAATTCATATTTTAAGGTAAATAGACTTTTATTACAATTTGCAAGTTTAAGAAAAACTATTCATTTTGCTTATTATAAAGATAATTTTTTGCTATCTTTTTAAGTTCTTCTCTGGAAATATCTTTATACTCATCATAAATTTCTCTAGTTTTCTTTCCTCCACCACTTAACCCAGCATCATCATTTTCTACACTAAGAAAATTAGCAAAGCGCATAATAATTGAATTTGGTGATCTATTAATTATAGTAGCTATTTGAGTATAATCTAAACCAAGATCTACGTAACCATACTTATATAAGTATAATGCAACTATATATTCACCTTCATCCCAAGTTCTTCTAGACATAGTTAGCCTCCCTTAACTCAGTATATTTATTATTATTCTAATTTATAAAATCCTGTTTCAACATTTTCAGCTTTATACTGTTCAGAAACCATTATTTCCTTTCCATAAGCACTTCTTAATTGTAAACTATAAACTACTGGAAATTTACTTAATATACTTTCTTGTCGATGTGCTGTAAAACATAATAACTGAACATTATTAGATTTTGCAACTTGAAATACAGGTTCGAGAATATGGGAAGATGATGCCCGACCAAAAGGATTATCAGCCATAATTGTTTTCCATATGTTGGGTCTACCTTCAAGTTCTTCTCTTATATGGGTAACAAATATAATAAACATAATCATATATATACTATATTCTTCACCACCTGACCAGCGCGAGACTTCTTCCCAGCTTGAATATTCTAATCTATGATATTTTATAATTGATTCCTTTCTAGGCTTATAAACAGTTATTTTACAATCATCAATAGGTGCAATAACATTAATAAGATTCCTTGAACTAAGCATTTCTTCCATAAAGCTATTAATTTCATCTTCACCTTTACCTTGCTCTTTCCACTTCTGTAAAATGCTTAATAATTGATTTAAATAATCGTAGATTTTCTTTTTCCCTTCATCTTCTTTTAAAACAGTCCAATTCATTCTAATAACTTGAAGCTGGCGTTCGAAAATCTTAACTCTCGAATTTCCTGGTATTTCATTTATACTTTCGTAAATCAATCTCGCCCTTCTTAAACAAAGATTTGTAAGATGATTAATATTTTCATTACTTTCTGAAAGTGTCTTTTCATACTGTTTTTGGTAATATTCCAATCCTTCAAAAATTCTAATAAACTGAGTTTCAACAAAATTAAAATCAAATAGTTTCTTATTTTCCATAATATTATTTACTTCTCTTGCAAAATGATCTAATTTTGTATTTCCTTTTTTATTCAGATCGTTAAGATATTGTTTGAATATTTGTTCTACATTTGATTCCTGAGATTTTATCGCATATTTTAAATCATCTAATGTATTTATCATCTTATATACTACAGTTTCTGGATTATTATCATATAGATTCCACTCTTCCTGTGTTAAGATATCGACTTTCTCAATATATTTATTTAAATTAATCTTGTTAGTATTCTTAATAACCCCCAAAGCATTTTCATTTTCTTGTTTCCACCGCCTGACATTGTTAATCTCTTTGTTTATTTTATTTTCCTCACCACTCGTCTCTTCAAGTTGATTATTAATCAATTGTATTTCTTGATTATGTTGGTTTTTATTAAAGCCTTCATAATATGGTTTTTCATGATGCTTTAATAATTGATCTGCTAAAGTTTTAAAACTACTTTTTGCTTTTTCAACTTCCGTATTAGCATCGTTCATTTCTTCCTTATATTTTTGTACCTGTTTTTCCTGCTCTAGGAAATCTTTTTTCCTTTGATTAACCTCTGATTTATTAATATATCTATAATTTTCCAAAATCCAACTTTGGTCAATATTAAGTTCTTCAATTTCTTTTTCTATTTCTTTTCGATCAGTCTTATAATTATCAAGAAGTTCTTCAATAGTAGACCTATTACTTTGTTTTTTTTCTAAATTATCAAGTATGGTATCGACTTCCTGTTTAACATTTGTATAAATTTCAATGCCTATATCAATATATTTTACATTAATCAAACTATATTTTTCATAATCATTCTGATGTTTATTTAACTGACTATCACATTCTTTAATAAAAGAATCAATATCTCTCTGTTCATCTTTGCTTTTTTCTTTATTTTTATTCTCTTCTTTAATTTTAATAATTAGTGAAGTGATTTTTTCACTAATTGAATTATATTTTTCTTTCATTTCTGGATACTTTTTGAACATTTCTTTATATTCTTTTATTTTTCCAAATACATTTTCTTTATTTTTAATAACTTTTTCTAGTTCATCCAGTTTAGCACGCTGTTCTTTTTGTTCCTTCTTAATTGTACTCATATTTTTATTTATGCTTACTAATTGACTATTTATATCGGAAGTTTTATTCTCAATTTCCTTGAATTTTTTATTCCAAGTTCTTATTTTATCCTTTTGATAATTACTATAAAATATGTCTATTTGATGTTTTAAGTCTGCTAAAATATTTTCTATTTCCTTTAACTTAAGATTATCTTTTTTCTTAATTTGCAATTTTTCCTCAATACTGTTTTTATATTGAGTAAATTTACTTTTAGATATATATAGACCTAAATCATCAGGTTTATATAGATAAAAGTTTCCCGATGTTACTTCTAAAAAATTACTTTTATCTTCGGAACTACTCATTTTTAGATTATTTTTTATAATAAATATAACTGGAAAATCCTGAGATAATTTTTTCAATTGTCTCATAACACGTTTTACTGACTTAACTTGTGTGGATTCAATTATAATTGCATAAGGTAATAAAGGCTGGTACTCAATATATAACTCTTTTTGATCTTCATTAATATCTTGAGCAGCAAGCCACTCACTACCCGTTACACAATATATATTATTACATTCTAATTGTTCCTTAATTTCTAATAAAACGTGATGAGGAATGTAATAATCTCTTTCCTGTATTAAAGCCCATATTTTCTCCACATTTGCTATTTCTGCCTGTAACTTGACTCGATTATCTCTGGCATTATTAAATTTATTATTTATCCAATTTAACAATTCATCTTTTTGCTGAAAAATATCTTTTATATATTTTTCATTAGCCGCAATAATACCTCTAATTTTTTCCTCCTCAGTGTCAAATGTATCAATTTGATTTTTTAAAAGATCTTTTTCTCTTAGCAAAGTAGACTTACTTTCATTTAATTGCTCTTTCTTTTTTAGAATATCATCTTTTTGCAAATCTATTTCTTCAATTCTTTTTTTAATATTTAATTTCGTATTTCTACAATACTCTAATTCATCTCCAAGTTTTTTTATACCAATGACAGGGTCAAGGACATATTGTAACGATATATCCTTTTTTAGCCTCTTAGTTCTTTCTTCATATTGTTCTAACCAGTTTTCAACTTTTCCTTTCTCTTTTATACTATTATCTTTTTCACTGCTTAATCTCTGAATTTCATCTTCAATTTCTTTTTCTTTGTTTTTAAGCTTATCTAGCTTTTCTTTCATTTTTTTCTTTTGATTTATTAGTTTCTCTTTTTCTTCCTTCCAAGCTGGAAGTAATCTTAATTTAGCATTTTCTAATTTACTTTGTAATTCTGGTTCTGACTTGTCTACATTATCCAGCATTTGTTCATATTTAACTATGTTTATTTCTGCTTCTTTAAGCTTATTGTAAAGATACAGAGCCTTAATCTTTTTATATACTTGTTCTTTCGTCTCTAATTCATTCTTCTGATGTATATACTTCTGGTTTTTTGTCTCAAACTCCTTTAGTTGTTTCTTATAATTTAATTCACTTATAAATACGTCATAACTATCCTTTTTCCAATGCAGTTCATTTTTTGTTTTTTCTAATTTTAATAGCATATTATTTAATTTAATTATTTGTCTGTCTGCTTCTTCTTTAAAGGCAGAAAATGTCTTTGTTAAGCTTGCCATTTTAATTTCATTAGTTTGAAACTTTTTCTTAGTTGCATCTAATTTTTCTACTTCACGCAATACTTTTTCAGAGTTATCCCTAATTACTTCAAAATCCTTAATATTCTTTTTAATAACTGGTATTTCCAATAATACCTCTCTATGCTTAGCAAAAGCATAATAAAGCTCATTTTTTTGTTTATCACTTTTATATATTATATCTTCAACACCGGGTATAAGCAGATTATCCATTAACTGCTGTGTAGTTTTACAATTCTCAAAGAACTTATCCACTCCACCTTCAGAACCATTTGTTTTTCTAATATTATTCCATTCTTCAGATAATATACGATAGTTTCTCAGTCTTTTTATATATTCTTTCTTCCGATCAATAATTTCAATATTATATTTTCCATTATCACGAATCCAATCTTTAAATTCCTGATACCCAATAGGTTGTTCACTCCCATGACTAAAAAGATGTTGTGGCTTAATCAATGGTAATTGATTAATATCCATGTTGGATTGTTCATTATAATCAAATAAATAATTAAAATATCTTATATTTTGATCTCTATAACCATCAGTAAAACAAAAGCCAGTACATAAATAATGATTATATGTACCCTGATGATCAAGCAGCCATTCTATTACAACATGTCCTGTAAACTTATCTGATTGCAGTAGATCTGATATTTTTCTTCCACTCATTTGTACGTTAGGTAAAACAGTTTGTAATGCTAATTGGATTATCAATGTCTTGCCTCCACCATTTGCAAGCAAAAAGAGAGTATCAAGACCACCCGTTTTTAATGTTATATCGGGTAATTGCTTTTTACCATTATCATATCTAATATTTGTGACCCTTATCTGATTAATTTTTGGCATTTTTACCTTCAACTCTCCTTTTAAACTTTATTATTAATTTCATTATTCAAATAACTTAATAACATCTCTTTTCTTTCATTATGAAAATAATATCTAATTATTAGATACTCCATTTTTGGTAGTGGTCTTATAGTATAATCTTCTAAAACCTGTATTAAAGATTCTTCCTCCAAAAAATCCATTACTTTAATTAAAAAACTTATTCGATTATTTTTGGCTCTCCTTAAATTTTTTATTGTATCATCGAATGAAGGTATATCCATCCAGACCTCACTTATACTCTTCAAATTAATACTTAATTCCTCTTCAATCTCTTTTATTTCATCATTTTCTCTATCGCTTATATTTTCTATGTATGAAGTTATGGTTTTTTCAAGTTCTTCAATAGGTAAAAATTGACGGGAAGCTAAAGACTGATCTTCACTATTGTAAAACTTACTTATTAAAACTAAAATTACAAAGTAGGCTAAATATAACTCCGTATTATTATTTAATTTCATCTTTTTAAGTAATTCTAAATTCTTATATCCAAAAAATCTATTATCCAAACCAGGAGTAAGATATATATTTCCTTTCGCTGAAAATATTTTTACTTCTGCTTCTTTTTCAATTATATCTTCTAATAATTGTCGCACTTCCGAACGTTGATAGGCATAACGAAGTTCGCTATTATCTTCTTCAATTATACCGTCTTTAAGTAAAGTAAAAAAAATTCTAAAAGCATCTGTTATATCTTTTTTAGTCCACTCCACTATAATTAAACCCCCTTACAATAAAATCAGATATGACATATCCTATAGGCAACCTAATAATATCGTCTATTGCAATTAATTCAAATGCTTTAATTACACCAAGCTTATTAGATTCATTTACTATATTTAACAATACCATTGGAATTTGATCAAGTGAGGTTATTTGTAATTCCTCTTTTTTCAGTATTGGTATTTTTCCCATTTGATGAAGATTAATAATAAAAGAATAAAAGTTAGCTTCCCTGATAATACTTAAATACTCTTCTTCATTCTTGTCTTTATAATCATTAAGGATCTTACTTAATTTAACTTCCTTATTTACAAGTAATGGATGTAAAATTAAGTTGAAATATTTAGTTAATTTCATTTCTTCTGCTAATCTTTTTGTTCGTTCGATTTCTTCTTCTTTTCTCATCTGTTCTTCTGTCAATTGCCATAAATCTTCTTCTTCATCCGGTTGTTCTCTTCTTAAAACCTGTGGTGAAAATATCCTTCCAGGATGGAAAAAATTTTTAATTGCAGGTTTGAATAAAGGGTTTATTATATTTTTTAAATTAATTATATTTAAATTTCTATGAATAAGAGGTTGTAGCAGTTCGGTTTCAAAATTGATTTTTGTGCTAAATGAATTTACAATCATTGATTCTATTGAATGATTCATTAGTTGTTGGATATTAATTTTATCTGTAAATAATGACTCATGTTCTGTTACAATTTCCTGTAGACGTTTACGTATTTTTAATATTTTTTCAATAGCTTCTCTTTCTTTTTCACCCAGACCACCTGAACGATACTCATTTAACGTATATTCTATTAATTCTTTAAGTTCAGTAAAAACTCTACTTTCTCTATCTAACTGATCGTTTATCCTTAGCAATTGATTTTCAAGTTCCTCTTCTCTGGCTACAAGCAATACATCTCTAATTATCTTTTCTTCCAATTCCTTTATTTTATTTTTTTCATTTTTTACCGCCAATGCTAATTCTTCTACAGACCTTAAAGCACCATCAAAAACGCCTTTCTGTATTTGCTGCCTCAAATATAATTGAGAAATTGATACCTGTAATTCATTATACATTTCTTTAGTTTTAAAAAGCAACTCTAATCCAGTTGTAGTCAACTTTAACCTTACTATTTTATCTTCAATATTATAATCTTCTAATTCTATTAAGTGATATTTATATGTACTTACTTCCTGTTTTTCCAAATCTTCATATGAGTAACTATGTGCTTGCCCTTGATTCATTAAACAATCCCTTACTATATAATATGTTAACTCTAAAGCTTTTTCATAATTAAGTTTATCATTATATTGTTTTTTGATAAGTTCTATTAAAAAATAAGCAATATTCCGATATGTACAGTCTTTTTCCCCACGTAACATATCTTCAAGTATAAATAGCATAGTAGATATTCCTAATTCTACTAGAGAATAATCATATTTAGTTTTATTTTTTAAATCCAATAAAGGAGCAAATACAGTTATATTTTTAATTCTTTCCGAAAAATCTTTAAGTATTTCATCTGTCCACATCTGCTAATTCCTCCAATATCGAATAATTTATAGCTTCTTGAGGAAGATAGCAACCTCTTTCAAATATATCCTTTATGTTATTTTTCATATTATTATTAAAAAAAGATAAAAATAAATTTAAAATGTTTTTATCAGGCATATTTTGATCTTTTTCTAACTCTGGAGCTTGATCCTTAAAGTTTTCCACTAAAAAACTATAAAAATATGTAAATGGGTTAATTTTATATTCTGCTACCTCATTTAAACTATTCCATATTTTTATTCCCTCTGGATCTATGTCCCCAAAGTAATAAAAAGTTGTTTTATAATTTTTATATTCTTCCAGTTCATTAAAAAACGAAAAACTTTTTATGATTTTTTTGCCCTCACCATATATCAAGAAATTAAAGCGAATTCCATTCCAAGTATATACATTATTTTGAAATAACATTTTTAATGAATAAAAAGTGTCTTTGTTTTCAATTATTAAAGCATTTATTTTATCAGTTATCTTACCTGTATAATAAAAAAATGGTTCAAATGTTTGATAACAGTTTAGTTGGTCATATGTTAAGCCAACATACTTTAAAAAATTTTGTCCACTCTTTGAGAGCCATTTTTCATTATTAAAAATTTGAAAAGACCTTTCATTGATTGTTAAAGCAGGCATATTAGTAATGGTTGATTTTTTTTTAAAAAACCTATCTATTTTATCTAAATATTCTTCATACTTTCTATATTTATCAGGATGAGTTAGAAAATAAGACATATTAAGTACAGGGTGATAAAATGTTAATAGTTTTTGTTTTACTTCTGGACTAAAATCTTTTACTGTAGAAATAATTTGATAACCATTGTATAAAGTAGGAGACATACCATTTTTCTTCCATGCTTTTATAGGTCTTATTTTCCCCTCACCTACTAAATTATTAATACTTCTAGCAAATTGAGGATATCCCCCCATATTCCAATATTTCTTTGTATCAAATTTATTTATTATATAATTTTCTATTACTTTAGTCCTGATTCTCTTTCGCTTTTGTTCTCTTAGAAAGCACATTATACTTTTTTTCATATATTTTAACCACCTATTTAATTTAAGTATATCTATATAATTCCACTAATATTAAATTTCATCAAATATAACGGTTTTCCTGCAAATAATATGAATTAAATTCTATTTTTAACATAATTTTATAATTTTGCTTATATTACCCCTATTTACAGTAATTATTCGTATAAATTAATTCAGACTTTTTATTCTACTGTAACATACATATCTCAGTAATTTAGGAGTCAAGAAATAGATCTAGATATTTAGATAGTTTTTCACTCTTATTAAACTTATCAAAACACATTGCCATTACAAGTCTAAAATCCATTGTTTCACCACTTTCATTTTTAAAAATACCTGGTATGTATCCTTCTTCAAATAATCCTATATACTCTTGATAAAACTGGTTTACCTTCCCGATATCATCTTGATTCACTCGAGAAGATATATACAATATATCACAATAGTTAATTACTTCAACACCTGTTAAAGTTCTAATGTAAGGTGCAGCTTTATTATCATCTGACATATAATAATATACTTTATGAGCATTTGCAAAACATGCAGTAATTTTTTCTCCTTCATCTACATAGTCATCAGTAGTTTGATTATCCAAGATATTTTTGGCTGTTCGATAAAACTTTTTCTGTACTTGAGTTAAATCATTATAATATAGTATTTTAGCTTTATTTTTATTAACTAATTTTTTAATTATATTTTTAATCATAGGAAATTTATCTAATTCACGTTCGTATACATAATCACTAACATATATTTCTTCAAATAGCTCAATTATATAATCCAGACTGCCTGTCCTATATATGTTTATCAAAATATCT
The genomic region above belongs to Halanaerobiaceae bacterium ANBcell28 and contains:
- a CDS encoding restriction endonuclease-like protein, which produces MTYKGNAIDLVEIETDSFFLTIKGKPVHPDIEQLYIDKASDGIKALLEVNTYNTELLTFLHYHPEDGLVDAESSSVFSYPFFYEQQDYQILIESKGDLELEFYHQNRNIRESVSKLSRKNNILMGTINFRNDVGYSEIEIRSKGKILMLLKIEVFPSKIDYRNDYFKLLNEVNREVYNLSYDFFRSTFQGMKLKEAEKPSQVEFFTIFQKIFKKFLKAYRRIEKYPHHRLNKLAKVLPSSRVKKINRQSVKWMRRNTQYYDQELGLPVKMLNIDKQSSFDTFENRFVKWIISELLKKLANFEKSYRQMNKDYLEEDILKTLDSMSKKLDYILKNSFLKEIGDIYKIDSLSLVLQMAPGYREVYKYYLMLLKGLSINGQIFRLSMKQIWELYEYWCFLELNRLLRNKYNLVKHNLIDINYSGIYVSLNKSSSSYVEYENPATGEIFKLSYNTSEGEGVTTGQKPDNVLTLKKEGSDTEYKFIFDAKYRINPAVPGSRYHGKYNGIPGPEEDTINTMHRYRDAIVYSNESIYEHRMVGAYVLFPYTDEEKYREHDFYKSIDKVNVGAFPLLPGSTELVADFLENLIEESYLGNYERNVLPAGSKDYSRDTKFEQNVLVGSIRKKGQLQFLLDKKIYYIPCKRVKLEENHLEYIAIYLSKKDFPDNYGVSYYGKIKGIQARKRKDINVPMTKNNGEELYYVFSIESWSQLVENILPEGYGVRGSHIYSNFMLLQKARTIPELSIKTIEQWRVWLELKRVQGEVKILLDKKKLDQHTLSGGFQINDIEVKVNNGGIVVEQKDVESKEFLQDDLAYNLRGVMKEIF
- a CDS encoding AAA family ATPase, which codes for MISIKQNRSWSKPDNIPALIARKKVDWSIFVYGSHIPLNFHEDFEKANNGIHIELGKSQELELIIEGNSYQASLMNIDRKQVDYDTYQIRYDGKNEIKELFQKRFRPSYQYLKAKRENSESNKQHIVPEEKSEYIEFYETGEPFKYELKLIKANRDLAGSMTEGVMEVGNTEEIINTGKIINNINNYISTKGFTYLPGLIENFYFSLKTKPFVLLAGVSGTGKTKLVKLFAEAINCTEENGRLKLISVRPDWSDSSDLLGYKNIKDEFQPGPMIDILKAAITDPDNIYFVCLDEMNLARVEYYFSDFLSIMETRKKDQEARILTSKLLSEKDFAKDDDIKKYSDLIIPDNLYIVGTVNMDETTHPFSKKVLDRANTIEFSEINLLDYSLASNDDDIEIETIEAANDFLRSDYITLNDCSKEDNKLISELVEKLQEINDILSEASLQVGYRVRDEFCFYMLYNQQEELLDEEQAFDFQLMQKILPRIQGSSRSIKNVLVKLFNFTADYNLSLDEGESGNPALDYVNKNKDTGTIVYANSAEKIAYMIKRIEEDGFTAYWL
- a CDS encoding DUF6063 family protein, whose protein sequence is MEWTKKDITDAFRIFFTLLKDGIIEEDNSELRYAYQRSEVRQLLEDIIEKEAEVKIFSAKGNIYLTPGLDNRFFGYKNLELLKKMKLNNNTELYLAYFVILVLISKFYNSEDQSLASRQFLPIEELEKTITSYIENISDRENDEIKEIEEELSINLKSISEVWMDIPSFDDTIKNLRRAKNNRISFLIKVMDFLEEESLIQVLEDYTIRPLPKMEYLIIRYYFHNERKEMLLSYLNNEINNKV
- a CDS encoding Wadjet anti-phage system protein JetD domain-containing protein, producing MKKSIMCFLREQKRKRIRTKVIENYIINKFDTKKYWNMGGYPQFARSINNLVGEGKIRPIKAWKKNGMSPTLYNGYQIISTVKDFSPEVKQKLLTFYHPVLNMSYFLTHPDKYRKYEEYLDKIDRFFKKKSTITNMPALTINERSFQIFNNEKWLSKSGQNFLKYVGLTYDQLNCYQTFEPFFYYTGKITDKINALIIENKDTFYSLKMLFQNNVYTWNGIRFNFLIYGEGKKIIKSFSFFNELEEYKNYKTTFYYFGDIDPEGIKIWNSLNEVAEYKINPFTYFYSFLVENFKDQAPELEKDQNMPDKNILNLFLSFFNNNMKNNIKDIFERGCYLPQEAINYSILEELADVDR